The window CATCGACCAAAAGGGAGgggcgaggggggggggggggaaggattGGTTCTAGCAATTCTGTTACACATCTAATGAAAATTGTTAGATAAAAGACTTTTTTGCATCAGTGAAAATACAACCAATTAATTGCATATTACATTTAACATTTGTCCCAGTGAATTCTCGAAGGACCAATGACTTATGATCCCAACTATATACGTCTATAACCTAATAACAAGTCATTTATGCACCCAGCCGATAGAAATTAAATGGATTGTCCTAAACATCAATTTTATGATAGTGACAGCTTCAGTTCTTCATTGTTCTTATGATATTTATGCTTACAATCTTAAAGGGATAATTCTTGCCGAAGATGCCCACTATTCAGATGGTTTTCGAAGTGTGCAACTGAATAAGCCACCACATGCTTAAAAAAAAGATGTGGTCTAGTTTAAGACAAAGATTGTAAGGCATTGAGactgccatcaacaagacaatGAAGAAAAAACAGCAACCTTTCTCCAATGAAATTGCTGGTTACACAGGCTGTTTAGCCTGAAGATTCTCATATACCAATATACCAGATTGTAAATCCAAAAAAGACTTTGATACACAAGTGAGAGATGAAAACATAAACAAGAAAGGAAGTAAGAGAGAAATACCAACTACAAATCCCTCTTTGTTGAATTCTTTGAAGCAGAAGAAGCATTGGGTTTACCGTGATGTTCTACCACTGACCTTCCCATTTGCTCTCTTGATTGAGGCAATTCTCTGAAGCCTAATCTGCTCTCTAAACTTGGCTATGAACTCATCAGCCTTCTTATCAACCTCACCATCAACCACTGCATCAGTGACAGTATCGGAGGCAGCTTCTTCTTTGTCCGAGCTTCTTTGAATTTCATGAGTATCAGCATCAGCCTCAACTTCAGCCTCACCATCCGACTCTTTGTCAGTTTCTACAATAACCTTGTCCAAgaattctttcttctcttccatcgGATACTTGGAAAGTGGTGACTTAGGAATTGGCCGGGAACTCTCTTGACCTGGTTTCTCATTGTTGATAGGCAGTTGCTTGAACCCTCCTGCTCTTCTTCCTGTTGTCTCCATGAACATTGCTTCAACTTCCTTCGACCTTTTTCCTGTTTTCTCCTCCATCCGCTCTCCATTGTATTCTCTGGTTTTCCTGGCCTCTGCAATGGGTTCACTCATTCTAAATGTCCTAACCGATTTGGCCATGGACATACCTTCAGTTATGGCTCCTGATTTCACTTCTGACCTTAAGGTATCCAGGCCAGGATCACTTCTTCTCCTCACACCCCTTCTACTGCTCCTCAAATCCTTCAATTCATCTTTGAAACTCTTCTTCATTCCCATATTTTGAGAAGAATACCCGTTACTAACTGGACTAGAATTTGATGCTATCAGTGGGGATGTGTGGCTCACCTGGGGTGAGGGTGGCGTAGGAGGGGGAGAAGATGTGGAAGAACTCTTCTTCCTTGCTGAGTCTTCCATATTCTTGGCTTGCAATTCTGGTGAAacagaaggggaaggagagagttTCTTCGGTGAGGGTGACATGGGCAACCGAAAAGACCGAGAGTGGAGCCCTTCCCTTTCAATTACAGCTTCATCAGCTGAGGGAGGAAGAGAATAAGGAGGAGGAGTAACAACTTCAGGTTCTTCTTTCATTTCCATCCTTCCAGATCTCGATCTCCATGGAATTGGAGAAGGAAGGACAACATTTTCCTGTAATCGCTCCTCCAAATCTAGAGGATCCACAGCTCCAATCTCCCCATTCCTAGTTTTGACAGATCCGTTAGAAGAACTTGAACTAGAACTGGACCTACTAAGAGAACCGGAGAACACACTGGATTCTTTAGTGGATTCAAGAGTCTCTGATTCTGAAACCCTCGATTTCAAGCTCCGAACAGGCAAAAGCAGAGGTTTGTTACTGATCCTGGTGACGATGCTACTCTGTTCATCAGGAACTGAACTTTCTTGTTCAACTACAAGCCTGGATTCCCCTCTAAAATAACGGGAGTTCCAAGTTTGGACCTTGCTGTTGTCATCATACCCAGATGGGCTATCGACATCATCGTCGAAAACCGATGATACCTGAAAAATTCTAGAGACATAGTTCTGTGCACTATCGAATTTCGGTGGATTTTCCTTCTCTGTTTCGACATTTCGTCGGCTGAATAGGCCGTAAGATACAGCAATACCAACGAATAGAAGATGAAAAAGCTCCCAGTTTCTGGTTAGTAAAGAATGGTTTACGAACTCAGGAGCTTCAGaagggaaaagtggaagaatgACAAGCAAAACTGTAACAAGAACAGCTTTATACAGGAAATGCCAGTTGAACTTACTTGGGTTTGGTTGGGTTTGTGGAGTTAGAGAGCCCGTGTCTGAAACTAGCCGTTGGGATTTGCCATAATAGTATGCATCCTCCATTGAAGAACAGATAGAagcttttttttatgttttggatcttgaaactttgCTTTCTCACTGAAGAATGagtgaggagaagaagaagaagaagaagaagataaagaagactTGGAGTctaaggaaaatggaaaagcatagaaagaaagaggaaagttTGACAGGAGATGAGATAGCAGATTTCAAGATTTGCTTCTGTTCCTTTTTACCGTTTGGAGCTAAATGACACAAataacctctctctcttcctctcctttaaGATAAGATCACAGATTTACTGttaacaggaagaagaaaatgaaaacagaaacccacttctcatttcttttcattctttcAGATCGAAAATCTACTCTACTCTCCTCTAACACTTATAAAGAGCAAGGAACAGGAGAATTTATTTACAAAATACCTGTTTTTAGAGCATATAATGGTGATATTCTAGATCTCCAACTAGTTGTcaaacatttttggaggaaaaaaCTAAAATTCCTTAGCATATCACAAAAATGACACTACCCCTCAGGAATGTAATAAGGATTTAGTACAAATTATTTGGCAAGCTTTTCTATTTCCCAGTTCCCATTGGTTTATTTTGGAACCTGGTTCAAGTTCATAGTATAGGTTGGGTAAAAGGGATCATCAAAAGTGTAAAGCTGGCTTTGCTTTGATGACCAATTGAGAAGACCTGCTCTGTTGTTTGGTGTTTCTCATTGGACTAACTTTAGGAGTTTTTGAGTGAACTGAGCCTCTTCAATAAGGCTGTATGTCTGTATAGTTCTTATAACTAACTAAAATTGACATATCTGTACTTTATTAATACTCACAATGAAACAATTACCCTCTAGACATGTTTGGTTTAGCATTTTTAAATTGATTAATTGAGAAAGTGAAGTACAAATGAAGTGCTTAGCTCCTTGCCTCCCACTGTTGATGACTACATCTACATGATCAGCCTGGCCTGGCTCACATTGAAACAAGGAATCCAGCCACCCAATGTTCTCTCTATTCTGGTGTAGGTTTAAAATTGGCATATAACACTTTGGTCATTATTGGGGTTATAGACCATTTTTTGGTCAAATTACAAACAGgagaataagataaaaaagCAGATTATTTGTTTAAGGAAAAAAGTTTCCCATGATGCCAAGTATACTAtcaccctctttttttattgttttctatcttttaccctgaccatgtgggtcccatgtgaCCCTTGCCCTTTGTttaattattagtttttttattaataGCCATAAACCTGTCAAGTATACAGAAGAACAGGGATATAAACTAGGGATATGGGGAAAAGATAGGGGCAGTGCAGTCAAGTTGCATGAGATGTGGTGAGTATACTCTCTCTTTTTAGGGCAATTAGTTCTCAAAATGAAGGGTACTGTGCTTGCAGAAAACGCTTGTCctccctttctccattttcCATATGCATCTTTGAAATGGATTTTTGGGGAAGAAAGCATGTTAGATGCTCTTGAGAATTACGCAGTGACTcacaaaaatatatagaaatcCTGAATACTGTTAGTTATCAGGATCAACTTTGGTTCTATACCTAGAATGTTTTGATGCCCTACTTGGATAAGTGAAGCATATCAGTCACCTCAAAAAACATTCTCAGAAAGGAAGACCAAGCATGAACATAAAAGGAGAGAGTGCAAGATGGTTTGTTGTTGTGTAGTATttggatatatatataaccaTACACCATTAGTTGTTCACTTGTACTTGGCAGTTCCAAAGAGTTCCATATACCTAATACCTATCCTCTCAGTCCTCATAGGgcatgaagagagagagagagagagagagagagagagatttttgaagaattttCGGATCGGTTGGACCGACAGAAATCAAACCGATCAAAGCGAAAGTACTTATTTGCCAGCACAACTTTGGAGAGCCGTAATTTTTTACTCAGGTGGAATTATGAAAGTCCTAATACCTTTTCGGAAACGTTAGCCAATTCTCTACGGGAAATTCAATTAATTTATTCATTGGACCACAATTTTTGGTGTTCAATTCGCACTTTTAAAGGACATGCTGGACCTCTAAAGTTTTGCGCACAATTTAGGAatcttaggttgtgtttggtatgcactCTGGGAATGCATTTCAAgtcaatttcgcattcttgggggataaaaacaattatttttatcatctgaaaaTGCGGaattgacttagaatgcatatcaaatgcTGCCttagttttctattttatttttctatattaATTTGTTTCCTGTTTAATTtaggtttcttttttctttgtaatctgACCTCCTTATGTAAGAGTTGTTTTTTGACGAAATAAAGTATCTTGGAGTTTTAAATGAATTCAATTAGGGTTTGCGCTATGTTGAAgatttgagggtcgtgagcgtTAGAACGAGATTTAGTAtatgagatggagagagagagagagagagagagagagagagagagagagagagtaacgGTGAAAGGAGGGTGAAAAGGAATCCTCCTCAAGAGAAGAACTTTTTTGGGACCGAAAGTTAGGGAAGACTCGTGAACAAGAGAGTTGATTCCTTTAGGGTCATTTGTTCAGTTGTGTGCATAATATTATAGTGTTAAGAGATAGAGAAGCACATGATATTATCCACCTAGTACAAATCATCAACCTCTCCCTTAATTTTCTATTCACACAAGCACCGGCCCTTGCTTGTCTTCCTACAAGTTTGGATGAGATTCTGTAATTAGTTAAGGTTATCCTCCAACGcataaattcattttttgggttgTCCCATTTGCCATTTACACGTCTGCAATTAGCTTCTAAGTGGTGGATAAAGCAAATACACAGACCAAAAGAAGCTTCTAGCGAATGGAAAAATGGATTCTCTTAAAAAGTCTAAGAATGCTGCGTCATTGAACATatgtggtgtgtgtgtgttgaaTCAGAAATCTTGATTAAAAGCTTATAAGGATAAGCTTATAAATCTGTAGATTCAAAGCTTTGCAATCTGATGTCCTAC is drawn from Telopea speciosissima isolate NSW1024214 ecotype Mountain lineage chromosome 1, Tspe_v1, whole genome shotgun sequence and contains these coding sequences:
- the LOC122648764 gene encoding serine/arginine repetitive matrix protein 1-like gives rise to the protein MEDAYYYGKSQRLVSDTGSLTPQTQPNPSKFNWHFLYKAVLVTVLLVILPLFPSEAPEFVNHSLLTRNWELFHLLFVGIAVSYGLFSRRNVETEKENPPKFDSAQNYVSRIFQVSSVFDDDVDSPSGYDDNSKVQTWNSRYFRGESRLVVEQESSVPDEQSSIVTRISNKPLLLPVRSLKSRVSESETLESTKESSVFSGSLSRSSSSSSSSNGSVKTRNGEIGAVDPLDLEERLQENVVLPSPIPWRSRSGRMEMKEEPEVVTPPPYSLPPSADEAVIEREGLHSRSFRLPMSPSPKKLSPSPSVSPELQAKNMEDSARKKSSSTSSPPPTPPSPQVSHTSPLIASNSSPVSNGYSSQNMGMKKSFKDELKDLRSSRRGVRRRSDPGLDTLRSEVKSGAITEGMSMAKSVRTFRMSEPIAEARKTREYNGERMEEKTGKRSKEVEAMFMETTGRRAGGFKQLPINNEKPGQESSRPIPKSPLSKYPMEEKKEFLDKVIVETDKESDGEAEVEADADTHEIQRSSDKEEAASDTVTDAVVDGEVDKKADEFIAKFREQIRLQRIASIKRANGKVSGRTSR